The proteins below come from a single Thalassotalea ponticola genomic window:
- a CDS encoding MAPEG family protein, whose amino-acid sequence MNTLIISLILAALLPFIAKIPLVVAMHKAGGYDNKHPRQQQASLTGFGARALAGHQNAFESLIIFAPAIALAVATGTTGDAVQTLALMHIVFRVVYHVLYLVNVSTLRSISWLLAIGCSFAIMWHCIAS is encoded by the coding sequence TTGAACACATTGATAATCAGTTTGATATTGGCAGCCTTGCTACCTTTTATCGCCAAGATACCGTTAGTCGTTGCTATGCACAAGGCCGGAGGTTACGACAATAAGCACCCCAGACAACAACAAGCGAGTTTAACCGGGTTTGGCGCGCGGGCGCTAGCGGGTCATCAAAATGCATTTGAGTCGCTGATTATTTTTGCCCCAGCAATTGCTCTTGCTGTAGCAACAGGGACGACAGGTGATGCGGTTCAAACATTGGCACTAATGCACATTGTGTTTAGAGTGGTATACCATGTTCTGTATTTGGTTAATGTAAGTACCTTGCGTTCAATTTCTTGGCTATTGGCGATAGGGTGTTCGTTTGCGATTATGTGGCATTGCATCGCCAGCTAA